In a single window of the Veillonella sp. genome:
- a CDS encoding DUF3343 domain-containing protein, which produces MKYIATFYSHFGAIRFKREAPEGVTNIELRPVPRDLSSSCGTSASFDAGESFTFTDDPTEEIEQIVAVTDEGYRTIFESPNK; this is translated from the coding sequence ATGAAATATATTGCTACGTTTTACTCTCACTTTGGAGCCATTCGTTTTAAACGAGAGGCTCCTGAAGGGGTAACAAATATAGAACTTCGTCCGGTGCCACGCGATTTGAGTTCTTCCTGTGGTACAAGTGCATCTTTTGATGCCGGTGAAAGCTTTACGTTTACAGATGATCCTACAGAGGAGATTGAGCAAATCGTTGCTGTCACTGATGAGGGGTATAGAACTATATTTGAAAGTCCCAATAAATAG
- a CDS encoding aminotransferase class V-fold PLP-dependent enzyme, producing the protein MDYIYLDNASTSFPKAPTVATAMSDYITNRGININRGSYALAYDVEDIIYTTRQRLNTLFNGHDPSHVTFTQNVTMSLNMVIKGLLKDGDHVLVSSMEHNAVMRPLTQLLDKGITFDIIPCDKTGSIQLESIEALIRPNTVAIIINHASNVCGTIQPIESIGTICKAHNLHFIVDAAQTAGVIPIDVKACHIDALCFTGHKGLLGPQGIGGIILTKEMAQTLTPLIAGGTGSFSHLETMPTNMPDAFEAGTLNLPGIIGLNEGLSYIESQGMENIHNHELALTKAFLEGLHSITGVNIIGKQDIQDRTAVVSITIDDMDAASIAYELESKYHIMTRVGLHCAPRAHQTLGTYPEGTVRFSFGYANTLEDVDMALSALHTILKNTK; encoded by the coding sequence ATGGACTATATCTATTTAGACAATGCAAGCACTTCATTTCCAAAAGCACCAACAGTCGCCACCGCTATGTCCGACTATATAACGAACCGTGGCATAAACATCAACCGTGGATCCTATGCTCTCGCCTACGATGTAGAGGATATTATCTATACAACGAGACAACGACTAAATACCTTATTCAATGGTCATGATCCATCTCACGTAACCTTTACGCAGAATGTGACAATGAGCTTAAATATGGTCATCAAGGGCCTGTTGAAAGACGGTGATCATGTACTCGTTAGCTCTATGGAGCACAACGCAGTTATGAGACCTCTTACCCAACTACTGGATAAGGGCATTACCTTTGATATTATTCCTTGTGACAAAACTGGCTCCATCCAACTTGAAAGTATAGAAGCTCTCATTCGCCCCAATACAGTGGCTATAATTATTAATCACGCATCCAATGTATGTGGCACCATACAGCCTATTGAATCAATAGGTACCATCTGCAAGGCTCATAATCTACATTTCATTGTAGACGCAGCCCAAACAGCAGGTGTTATTCCTATTGATGTAAAAGCATGTCATATAGATGCACTCTGCTTTACAGGTCATAAAGGATTATTAGGCCCCCAAGGTATTGGTGGTATTATATTGACCAAAGAAATGGCTCAAACCTTAACACCTCTTATCGCTGGTGGTACAGGTAGCTTCTCGCATCTAGAAACGATGCCTACTAACATGCCCGACGCCTTTGAAGCAGGCACGTTAAATCTACCTGGCATCATCGGACTCAATGAAGGGCTCTCCTATATTGAGTCACAAGGCATGGAGAACATTCACAACCACGAGCTAGCTTTGACAAAAGCCTTCCTCGAAGGTTTACATTCAATAACTGGAGTTAACATCATCGGCAAACAAGATATCCAAGATAGAACAGCCGTCGTATCTATCACAATTGATGATATGGATGCTGCCAGTATTGCATATGAACTAGAGTCAAAGTATCACATCATGACACGCGTCGGACTACACTGTGCCCCACGAGCACACCAAACGCTAGGTACCTATCCAGAAGGAACCGTGCGCTTCTCCTTTGGCTATGCCAATACACTTGAAGATGTAGATATGGCATTATCTGCACTACATACAATCCTGAAAAATACTAAATAA
- a CDS encoding substrate-binding domain-containing protein, which yields MGFLKKDISRRQFIGGALALAAASAVPSFIRGAYKPTQSDSLQVWTCGGLSEAFLDLNQVYTMHTGHNIQYTGAFAGAIGKSLLAEKSRTEVFGARGLELAKNMRKKGVSIAFEPLCFTDYVIVTPKGNPAGIRDLKDMAEPGVRVMLPLGASPPGSASVKGIMKLSGLTDGIMKNMIAENACVISMMCDLVEGKADVSIIEKRLTTHDRFKDRIEYFSIPAQFVPPAPLTFTINTMKYVQDRALAADYIEFTRSQEGQQILENHGFTSVHSARGLDLIERFGVKDV from the coding sequence ATGGGATTTTTGAAAAAGGATATATCCCGTCGCCAGTTTATTGGTGGTGCTTTAGCGTTAGCAGCTGCGTCAGCTGTACCGTCATTTATACGCGGTGCCTATAAGCCAACACAGTCTGATTCATTGCAAGTATGGACTTGTGGAGGTTTGTCGGAAGCATTCCTTGATTTAAACCAAGTCTATACGATGCATACAGGGCACAATATTCAGTACACTGGTGCCTTTGCAGGTGCTATTGGTAAATCGTTGCTTGCCGAAAAAAGCCGCACCGAAGTCTTTGGGGCTCGCGGCTTAGAGTTAGCAAAGAACATGCGCAAAAAGGGCGTAAGCATTGCTTTTGAACCATTATGTTTTACGGATTATGTCATCGTTACACCTAAGGGAAATCCAGCAGGAATTCGTGATTTGAAGGATATGGCAGAGCCCGGTGTACGCGTTATGTTGCCATTAGGTGCATCACCTCCTGGTAGTGCCTCTGTAAAGGGAATTATGAAACTGTCAGGATTAACTGATGGCATTATGAAGAATATGATAGCCGAAAATGCTTGTGTAATCTCCATGATGTGTGACCTTGTAGAAGGTAAAGCAGATGTATCTATCATTGAAAAGCGACTTACTACACATGATCGATTCAAGGATCGTATTGAGTACTTCTCCATTCCTGCACAATTTGTGCCGCCTGCACCACTTACTTTCACCATTAATACAATGAAATATGTACAAGATCGTGCATTGGCTGCGGACTATATTGAATTTACACGCTCCCAAGAAGGGCAACAAATCTTAGAAAATCACGGATTTACATCCGTTCATAGTGCGAGAGGTCTCGATTTGATAGAAAGGTTTGGTGTGAAAGATGTGTAG
- a CDS encoding MerR family transcriptional regulator, translated as MTYTVGEIAKKLNVAPSTLRYYDKEGLLPFVERSAGGIRVFHDTDMDWLELIECMKHTGMPIKEIKHFIDYCVEGDSRINERLSIIKNQRDRVLVEIESLQARLSMLEFKTWFYEQAQANGTTSFYESLTPDDVPVEYHKYFERKWRADKEAAEKGESPKKYRAV; from the coding sequence ATGACATATACTGTTGGCGAAATTGCCAAAAAACTAAATGTAGCACCTTCTACATTGCGTTACTATGATAAAGAAGGTCTATTACCCTTCGTAGAACGTTCTGCTGGTGGTATCCGTGTATTCCATGACACAGATATGGATTGGTTAGAATTGATTGAATGCATGAAGCATACCGGTATGCCTATTAAAGAAATCAAACATTTTATCGACTACTGCGTCGAAGGTGATAGTCGCATTAATGAAAGATTATCTATTATCAAAAATCAACGAGATCGCGTATTAGTAGAAATCGAAAGCCTACAAGCACGCTTGTCCATGCTAGAATTTAAAACATGGTTTTATGAACAAGCTCAGGCAAATGGAACTACTAGTTTTTATGAAAGCTTAACACCTGATGACGTTCCTGTAGAGTATCATAAATATTTCGAACGCAAATGGCGCGCTGATAAAGAAGCCGCTGAAAAAGGTGAATCACCTAAAAAATATAGAGCTGTATAA
- the nifB gene encoding nitrogenase cofactor biosynthesis protein NifB — MKEVQGQSFLQNHPCYNKDAAANWGRLHLPVAPNCNIQCNYCNRKYDCANENRPGVTQHVYTPQEAAAFVHKVFDARKDISVVGIAGPGDPMCDADKTLETFRLVKKDFPHVMLCLSSNGLAVPDYVDEIADLGITHVTITANAIDPEIAKHVYSMVRYDGNIYKGIDGARILLERQAESIRKLKEKNIIVKINTVVVPDVNMDHVPAIAKQAEAWGVDLMNCIAMIPVHDTAFENHRGPTAEEIDNMRQFIGHYVPQMTHCKRCRADAIGRLCEA; from the coding sequence ATGAAAGAAGTTCAAGGACAAAGTTTCCTACAAAATCATCCATGTTACAACAAGGATGCTGCCGCTAATTGGGGACGTTTACATTTGCCAGTTGCACCGAATTGTAATATTCAATGTAATTATTGTAATCGCAAGTACGATTGCGCTAACGAAAATAGACCGGGCGTGACGCAACATGTTTATACGCCACAAGAGGCAGCAGCCTTTGTGCATAAGGTATTTGATGCACGTAAGGATATTTCTGTTGTGGGCATTGCAGGACCTGGAGATCCTATGTGTGATGCGGATAAGACACTTGAAACATTCCGTCTTGTAAAAAAAGATTTCCCTCACGTCATGCTCTGTTTATCTAGTAATGGCTTGGCAGTGCCTGATTATGTCGATGAAATCGCTGATTTAGGGATTACTCATGTAACGATTACGGCTAATGCTATTGATCCAGAGATTGCTAAACATGTGTATTCCATGGTTCGCTATGATGGGAACATCTATAAGGGGATTGATGGGGCCCGTATCTTATTAGAACGTCAGGCTGAAAGTATTCGTAAATTAAAGGAAAAGAACATCATCGTTAAGATTAATACTGTAGTAGTACCTGATGTAAATATGGACCATGTACCAGCTATCGCTAAACAAGCGGAAGCATGGGGCGTAGATTTGATGAACTGTATTGCTATGATTCCAGTTCATGATACAGCCTTTGAAAACCATCGAGGACCGACTGCAGAAGAAATCGACAATATGCGTCAATTTATTGGTCACTATGTGCCACAGATGACGCACTGTAAGCGCTGTAGAGCTGATGCTATCGGTCGTTTGTGTGAAGCGTAG
- a CDS encoding 1-deoxy-D-xylulose-5-phosphate synthase: MNLIDIKSPADLKGLSISELTDLTAQARQALMTKVSEHGGHFGPPMGVAEMIMALHYVFNSPVDKIVYDVSHQSYVHKMVTGRALAFLDHDHYDDVTGYTDPTESEHDFFNIGHTSTSISLASGLATARNLKGDSENIIAIIGDGSLSGGEAFEGLDYAATLDSNMIIIVNDNDQSIAENHGGLYRGLRELRESNGESSNNIFKALGLDYRFVADGNDLETLINVFKDVKDINHPIVLHIVTQKGKGYAIAEQNKEAFHWTRPFDLETGKLKKEHHGPTYAGTIADYLMEQIKVDPTVVAINAGTPGGFGFNSEWRNEAGKQYIDVGIAEEHAIAMSSGIAKNGGKPVFSVDSTFLQRAYDQLVQDLCVNNNSAVIINHMASVYGMNDVTHLGFFDIPMLTSIPNLVYLAPTNNEELLAMTEYAVHQHEHPVAIRVPVGEFTSTGVADTTDYSILNKSEVTRHGERIALLGLGNFYHLANQVADELAKDGIHATVVNPKFASGIDEALLEKLEANHSVVFTLEDGVVEGGWGQRVASFYGPSDVRVKNYGIAKEFHDRYDATELLRENGVSLDQIVADAKQILSI, encoded by the coding sequence ATGAACTTAATTGATATAAAATCTCCAGCCGATTTAAAAGGCTTATCTATTTCTGAATTAACAGACTTAACAGCACAAGCTCGTCAAGCTCTTATGACAAAGGTTTCTGAGCATGGTGGTCATTTTGGCCCTCCTATGGGCGTAGCGGAAATGATTATGGCCTTGCACTATGTATTTAATTCTCCTGTAGATAAGATTGTTTATGACGTGTCTCATCAGTCTTATGTACATAAAATGGTCACAGGTCGTGCATTGGCGTTCTTAGATCACGATCATTATGATGATGTAACAGGTTATACAGATCCTACTGAAAGTGAGCATGATTTCTTTAATATTGGTCATACATCCACATCTATCTCCTTAGCATCTGGCCTAGCTACTGCTCGGAATTTAAAGGGAGACTCTGAAAATATTATCGCTATCATTGGTGATGGTTCTTTATCTGGTGGGGAAGCCTTTGAGGGTCTAGATTATGCGGCCACATTAGATAGCAATATGATTATTATCGTCAACGATAATGACCAATCCATTGCAGAAAACCATGGTGGTTTGTATCGTGGCCTTCGTGAATTGCGCGAGTCTAATGGTGAAAGCTCTAACAATATCTTTAAGGCTCTTGGTTTGGATTATCGTTTTGTAGCCGATGGCAATGATTTGGAAACATTAATCAATGTGTTTAAGGATGTAAAAGATATTAACCATCCTATAGTTTTACATATTGTTACTCAAAAAGGTAAGGGTTATGCTATTGCAGAGCAAAATAAAGAGGCCTTCCACTGGACAAGGCCATTTGATTTAGAAACAGGTAAACTCAAAAAGGAACATCATGGTCCGACCTATGCTGGTACAATTGCGGACTATTTGATGGAACAAATTAAAGTAGATCCAACAGTGGTAGCTATTAATGCAGGGACACCAGGTGGCTTTGGCTTTAACTCTGAATGGCGTAACGAAGCTGGTAAACAATATATCGACGTAGGCATTGCGGAAGAACATGCTATTGCAATGAGTTCTGGTATTGCAAAAAATGGCGGTAAGCCAGTGTTCAGTGTAGATAGTACCTTCTTACAACGCGCTTATGACCAATTGGTGCAAGATCTTTGTGTAAATAATAACAGTGCGGTTATTATCAATCATATGGCATCTGTATATGGCATGAACGATGTTACGCATTTAGGATTCTTTGATATTCCTATGCTTACAAGCATTCCTAACTTAGTATACTTAGCACCTACTAATAATGAAGAATTGTTGGCTATGACGGAATATGCAGTGCATCAACACGAGCATCCTGTGGCTATTCGTGTTCCTGTAGGTGAATTTACATCTACTGGTGTAGCCGATACGACTGATTACAGCATTTTAAATAAATCTGAAGTGACTCGTCATGGTGAACGCATTGCCTTATTAGGCCTTGGTAATTTCTATCATCTAGCTAATCAAGTGGCTGATGAATTGGCTAAAGACGGTATTCATGCAACTGTAGTTAACCCTAAATTTGCTTCTGGTATTGATGAAGCATTACTGGAAAAATTGGAAGCAAATCATTCTGTAGTATTTACATTGGAAGATGGCGTAGTTGAAGGCGGTTGGGGACAACGTGTAGCTAGCTTCTATGGACCATCTGATGTACGCGTAAAGAACTATGGTATTGCTAAAGAATTCCACGATCGTTATGATGCAACGGAATTGTTACGAGAAAATGGCGTTTCTCTAGATCAGATTGTGGCGGATGCAAAACAAATTTTATCCATTTAG
- a CDS encoding 4Fe-4S binding protein has product MCSHCPSSTSCRSQGSSGISGKQAPKNLTLWRRIVQFIFLFIMGKWVYYGIFRCPYIVPFVNCESCSMITCWGRITTYFYAWWIILPIMVVFFGRAFCSWFCPSGWVNQMLGKISMGPLRNRKHYMRFLQLGMVVTIILGLVVYFKFGNPRIMIPIRTSDEYFNAVILSMQFSEWYWAARTITVVSIIAGSLIIANAWCRFVCPFGGVMELLRKISIFKVYKTSDCDDCDACLRVCEMGTRPNEMNCTNCGDCLHVCHKDAIRFGRKG; this is encoded by the coding sequence ATGTGTAGTCATTGTCCGTCATCTACATCCTGTAGGTCCCAAGGCAGTTCTGGTATATCTGGTAAACAAGCCCCTAAGAATTTAACGCTTTGGCGTCGTATCGTACAGTTTATTTTCCTCTTTATTATGGGGAAATGGGTATATTATGGCATATTCCGATGCCCTTATATTGTGCCATTTGTAAACTGTGAAAGCTGTTCCATGATTACCTGCTGGGGCCGTATTACGACATATTTCTATGCTTGGTGGATTATTCTGCCCATTATGGTCGTATTCTTTGGTCGAGCATTTTGTAGTTGGTTCTGCCCAAGTGGGTGGGTTAACCAAATGCTAGGAAAAATATCTATGGGACCATTAAGAAATCGTAAACATTACATGCGATTCCTTCAACTCGGCATGGTAGTCACTATAATTTTAGGGCTCGTAGTATACTTCAAATTTGGTAATCCCCGCATTATGATTCCAATTCGGACGAGCGATGAATATTTTAATGCTGTCATTTTATCTATGCAGTTCTCCGAATGGTATTGGGCGGCTCGCACTATAACGGTCGTCTCCATTATTGCTGGTTCCCTTATCATCGCCAATGCTTGGTGTCGCTTTGTATGTCCATTTGGTGGGGTAATGGAATTATTACGGAAAATTTCCATTTTTAAAGTATATAAAACTAGTGATTGTGACGATTGTGATGCGTGTCTACGTGTTTGTGAAATGGGTACACGACCAAATGAAATGAATTGCACCAACTGTGGTGACTGTTTGCATGTATGCCATAAAGATGCTATTAGATTTGGTCGGAAAGGTTAA
- a CDS encoding carboxymuconolactone decarboxylase family protein — protein MKKVLTLTLAVAIVAGGYMSEANGAGEQPSKQAPSISEINIYTPKELNARQKDLVDIGRYTASGDQGALKSTIASAIERGTLTPQEVSIAIRQLYSAAGLKQMNAALATFDQLREERPEFGADYEKMVPKQTGLSALLGNGTNGAALAKAKNEDTKEAVQYNTFRMKKPKPQNRNRSRLGKLDRELVAAAALGTRVGKNNLFAASEKSLSELGLSKYQIENLESLIF, from the coding sequence TTGAAAAAAGTATTAACCTTAACATTAGCCGTGGCCATCGTCGCCGGTGGCTATATGTCTGAGGCTAATGGGGCGGGAGAACAGCCTTCTAAGCAGGCACCGTCTATATCTGAGATAAACATATATACGCCTAAAGAACTCAATGCACGTCAAAAAGACTTGGTTGATATTGGTCGCTATACGGCATCCGGTGATCAAGGTGCATTGAAAAGTACAATCGCCTCTGCTATTGAGCGAGGTACGTTGACACCGCAAGAGGTGAGTATTGCGATTCGTCAACTTTACTCTGCTGCTGGTTTAAAGCAAATGAATGCAGCATTAGCTACATTTGATCAATTACGTGAGGAGCGTCCTGAGTTTGGCGCTGATTACGAAAAAATGGTTCCAAAGCAAACAGGACTTAGTGCTTTATTGGGGAATGGCACTAATGGGGCTGCTTTGGCTAAGGCTAAAAATGAGGATACAAAAGAAGCGGTTCAATACAATACGTTCCGTATGAAGAAACCAAAACCGCAAAATCGTAATCGCTCTCGCCTTGGTAAATTGGACCGTGAATTGGTCGCTGCCGCAGCTTTAGGTACGCGTGTAGGTAAAAATAATCTATTCGCTGCATCTGAAAAGAGTTTATCTGAGCTTGGCCTCAGCAAATATCAAATTGAAAATCTTGAATCTTTGATTTTCTAA
- the yedE gene encoding YedE family putative selenium transporter — MSGSHEKRNLIIAGLIIGAIAGFLVLAGNPGNMGFCIACFVRDTVGGLGLHRAAPVQYIRPEIIGLILGAYLLSMIRGEHQSKGGSSPIIRFILGFFVMIGALMFLGCPIRMILRLGGGDLNALFGIAGFAGGIGFGTIFLKKGYSLQRTYTLSKLESAMMPAIQVGLLVLVVAAPAFIFFSQKGPGAMHAPWLISLAAGLVVGGLSQVSRLCTVGGFRDLFLFKKSILIFGYLAVLIGVFVVNVSFGNFHLGFENQPIAHTDGLWNFLGMALAGFCSVLLGGCPLRQLIMTGEGNSDSAVTVLGLAAGAAFAHNFGLAASGAGPTLNGEIAVGVGFVVALIIAVVNTKRANA; from the coding sequence ATGAGTGGGTCTCATGAAAAACGGAATTTAATTATTGCAGGCCTCATTATTGGTGCTATCGCGGGCTTCCTCGTATTAGCTGGAAATCCAGGTAATATGGGCTTCTGTATTGCTTGCTTTGTTCGCGATACTGTCGGTGGGCTAGGTTTACATCGTGCTGCTCCGGTACAGTACATTCGCCCAGAAATTATTGGTCTTATTTTAGGTGCTTATTTATTATCCATGATTCGTGGTGAACACCAAAGCAAAGGTGGTTCTTCTCCAATTATTCGATTTATTCTCGGCTTCTTTGTTATGATTGGTGCTTTGATGTTCCTCGGTTGTCCGATTCGTATGATTTTAAGACTTGGCGGCGGTGACTTAAATGCGTTGTTCGGTATTGCTGGTTTTGCAGGTGGTATCGGCTTTGGTACGATATTCTTGAAAAAAGGTTATTCTTTACAGCGTACCTATACATTGAGTAAATTAGAATCCGCTATGATGCCTGCTATCCAAGTTGGTTTGCTAGTTTTAGTAGTAGCGGCTCCAGCCTTTATCTTCTTTAGTCAAAAAGGTCCTGGCGCTATGCATGCACCTTGGTTGATTTCATTGGCGGCAGGCCTCGTGGTAGGTGGCTTATCTCAAGTTAGCCGACTTTGCACCGTTGGTGGATTCCGCGATTTATTCTTGTTCAAAAAATCCATCCTTATCTTTGGTTATTTAGCTGTTCTCATTGGTGTATTTGTTGTAAATGTTAGCTTTGGCAATTTCCATCTTGGCTTTGAAAACCAACCGATTGCACATACAGATGGATTGTGGAACTTCCTAGGTATGGCGCTTGCTGGTTTCTGTAGCGTATTGCTTGGCGGTTGTCCGTTGCGCCAATTGATTATGACTGGTGAAGGTAATTCCGATTCCGCTGTTACTGTACTTGGCCTTGCCGCTGGTGCAGCATTTGCTCATAATTTTGGCTTAGCCGCTTCTGGTGCAGGCCCTACATTAAATGGTGAAATTGCTGTAGGTGTTGGTTTTGTGGTAGCACTTATTATTGCTGTAGTTAATACAAAACGTGCCAATGCTTGA
- a CDS encoding single-stranded DNA-binding protein, whose amino-acid sequence MNSVQILGNLARDPEVRYTKTGRAVATFTVAATNTYIDSTTNETKEQTAFINCVAWGKLGEAAGNLRKGSRCFVEGRLQTRSYETQDGQKRYVTEVVANFVGQSLDMNTNSFEGGSNFDSFSTGGDDENIPF is encoded by the coding sequence ATGAACTCTGTACAAATTCTAGGTAATTTAGCTCGTGATCCTGAAGTACGCTATACCAAAACTGGTCGTGCGGTAGCAACTTTCACAGTAGCTGCCACAAACACCTATATTGATTCCACAACAAATGAGACGAAAGAACAAACTGCTTTCATCAACTGCGTTGCTTGGGGTAAACTTGGTGAAGCGGCAGGCAATCTTCGTAAAGGCAGTCGTTGCTTTGTAGAAGGTCGTTTGCAAACTCGTTCTTACGAGACTCAGGACGGTCAAAAACGGTACGTTACTGAAGTAGTAGCGAACTTTGTGGGCCAATCCCTTGATATGAATACTAATTCTTTCGAAGGTGGGTCCAATTTTGATAGTTTCAGTACAGGCGGCGATGACGAAAACATCCCGTTCTAG
- the trmB gene encoding tRNA (guanosine(46)-N7)-methyltransferase TrmB — MRLRRKPWIDEAIHEYDSHIILSGQEQYKGKWRELFAHPERPLYMELGTGKGRFIAGMSEAYPDANFVGFEVQIGVIYYAAQKIFEAERDNAKVSLFDIAGIEEVVAPGEVDRFYINFCDPWPKAKHAKRRLTYHTFLDRYARLLKDGGEVHFKTDNEGLFMFSLEEFKECGWELKNVTYDLHSTDLPNVKTEYEEKFSAKGQPIFRLEAIKPKVQKEA, encoded by the coding sequence ATGCGCCTTCGTAGAAAACCGTGGATTGATGAAGCTATCCACGAATATGACTCTCATATTATTTTGTCCGGCCAGGAACAGTACAAGGGCAAATGGCGTGAGTTATTTGCACATCCTGAACGACCATTATATATGGAACTTGGTACAGGTAAGGGTCGTTTTATTGCCGGTATGTCTGAAGCGTATCCAGATGCTAACTTTGTAGGTTTTGAAGTTCAAATTGGCGTAATTTATTATGCAGCACAAAAAATCTTTGAAGCAGAGCGTGATAATGCTAAGGTATCCCTTTTTGATATCGCTGGCATTGAAGAGGTTGTAGCGCCTGGTGAAGTAGATCGTTTCTACATCAACTTCTGTGATCCATGGCCTAAGGCAAAACATGCTAAGCGTCGCCTCACATACCATACATTCCTCGATCGTTATGCCCGTCTTTTAAAAGATGGTGGCGAGGTTCACTTTAAAACTGATAACGAAGGTTTATTTATGTTCTCTCTTGAAGAATTCAAAGAATGTGGATGGGAACTTAAGAATGTAACCTATGACTTACATAGCACAGATCTTCCAAATGTAAAAACTGAGTATGAAGAGAAGTTCAGTGCTAAAGGGCAACCTATTTTCCGCTTAGAAGCAATTAAGCCAAAAGTACAAAAGGAGGCTTAA
- the rpsR gene encoding 30S ribosomal protein S18 — protein sequence MRRDRGRKPRRKVCVFCADHIDQIDYKDVAKLRRFTTERGKILPRRISGTCAKHQRKLTTSIKRARAIALLPFTAE from the coding sequence ATGAGAAGAGATAGAGGCAGAAAGCCAAGAAGAAAAGTATGCGTTTTCTGTGCAGACCATATCGATCAAATCGACTATAAAGACGTTGCTAAACTTCGTCGTTTTACGACTGAACGCGGCAAAATCTTACCTCGTCGTATTTCCGGTACTTGCGCAAAACATCAACGCAAATTGACTACATCTATCAAACGTGCACGTGCAATTGCTTTATTGCCATTCACTGCTGAATAA
- the rpsF gene encoding 30S ribosomal protein S6 produces the protein MNKYEVMFIVKPAEEEATNAVIEKVEALIARVGGTVEKVDRWGKRRLAYAVKKFTDGFYVLINFEAAPAEIKEIDRVLKINDEVLRHLIVKHEA, from the coding sequence ATGAACAAATACGAAGTCATGTTTATTGTGAAACCAGCTGAAGAGGAAGCAACTAACGCTGTTATTGAAAAAGTAGAAGCTTTAATTGCTCGTGTAGGCGGCACAGTAGAAAAGGTAGATCGTTGGGGCAAGCGTCGTCTTGCTTACGCTGTGAAGAAATTCACTGACGGTTTCTATGTATTGATCAACTTTGAAGCAGCTCCTGCTGAAATCAAAGAAATCGATCGTGTATTGAAAATCAACGATGAAGTCCTAAGACATCTAATTGTTAAACACGAAGCATAA